One stretch of Danio rerio strain Tuebingen ecotype United States chromosome 6, GRCz12tu, whole genome shotgun sequence DNA includes these proteins:
- the os9 gene encoding protein OS-9 (The RefSeq protein has 5 substitutions compared to this genomic sequence): protein MKYDIQILPDPVIMGQMEDVMLVSNKYKQLYECRLPAQAVRFHQDPVSEPDVQGYSGPGVPELLKPMQTAACLIKTKDWWTYEFCYGQHIRQYHLEDSEIKGDVLFLGYYDTEFDWTNETAKASKQHKLKRYHSQSYVNGSKCDLNGSPRETEVRFVCEEGSTDFISRVDEPQSCRYVLTVHTSRTCQHPLLRPPSTAKPQGIVCQPALSAQQYMDYVKAQVSDTKRKVEQISEELRNLDEILSKDDKNKGVLDDRTDEEPAVSSDEPPVSEAQTKEGEVAEKSTSEEPEDKDFWEGVTKPAHTKPSTPDTETPQDPQDNQLHENDLFGEEKFNFKIITDPADLMKFVQHLRESNEKNRKAELEKENQQASQKRKEKEEKIEEKTAEVEVEVEDVDEDETLLQEFEDEMQDLSVPSSKIEEIKEEMQKEFDNIIEEAQQELENEGLKGEFDRSQATQTLENTLGKLLDRLEDKTEHESQAETEQNAEMDKSTHSPHKTEGGSSSGNPNLVPKTPADSSGGGEQVKVRVTKYKVGGGVAAGAVTGGNDDGDDDEGGVKVQELGEGDPQWQQIHEVVKEQLERAGIKAEGKIEVKILTRKTAEEAGDQWLSEEDTKSFRELLINLLTGGTEEVYKEQKRQQELENNYKFVWGEKQDESQSTGNSDSDEADF, encoded by the exons ATGAAATATGGCATACAGATTCTCCCCGATCCTGTTATCATGGGACAG ATGGAAGATGTAATGTTGGTCTCTAACAAATACAAGCAGCTGTATGAGTGTCGTTTACCAGCTCAGGCAGTGCGTTTCCATCAGGACCCGGTGTCAGAGCCTGATGTGCAGGGTTACAGCGGCCCCGGGGTCCCTGAGCTCCTCAAGCCCATGCAGACGGCAGCATGTCTGATTAAG ACCAAAGACTGGTGGACCTATGAGTTCTGCTACGGCCAGCACATCAGACAATACCACTTAGAAG ATTCGGAGATCAAGGGAGATGTACTGTTTTTGGGATATTATGATACAGAGTTTGACTGGACGAATGAAACTGCAAAG gcaTCTAAGCAGCATAAGCTGAAGAGGTATCACAGTCAGTCATATGTCAATGGCTCAAAATGTGACTTAAACGGCAGTCCCAGAGAGACGGAAGTCAGA TTTGTGTGTGAGGAAGGCTCTACTGACTTCATTTCACGGGTGGATGAACCCCAGTCTTGCCGCTACGTCTTGACAGTCCACACCTCTCGCACGTGCCAGCATCCCCTTCTGCGCCCACCGTCCACTGCCAAACCACAAGGCATTGTGTGCCAACCTGCTCTCAGTGCCCAGCAGTACATGGACTACGTCAAGGCTCAAGTCT ctGACACCAAACGTAAAGTGGAGCAGATCTCAGAGGAGCTCAGAAACCTGGATGAAATTCTGTCCAAGGATGACAAGAACAAAGGTGTGCTGGATGACAGAACAGATGAGGAACCTGCAGTTAGCTCTGATGAGCCTCCAGTTTCCAAGGCCCAAAAAAAAG AGGGTGAAGTTGCTGAGAAGTCGACGAGTGAAGAGCCAGAGGACAAAGACTTCTGGGAAGGAGTTACCAAACCAGCACACACAAAGCCAAGCACACCTGACACAGAG ACCCCTCAGGAGCCACAGGACAACCAATTACATGAAAATGATT TATTTGGAGAGGAAAAGTTTAACTTTAAAATCATCACAGACCCCGCAGACCTCATGAAGTTTGTACAACACCTCAGAGAGAGCAACGAAAAG AACAGGAAAGCTGAGCTGGAAAAAGAAAACCAGCAAGCATCTCAGAAGAGGAAGGAGAAGGAGGAAAAAATAGAGGAGAAAACAGCAGAGGTGGAGGTGGAAGTTGAGGATGTAGATGAAGATGAAACATTGCTTCAGGAGTTTGAGGATGAGATGCAAGATCTATCCGTTCCCTCGTCCAAGATAGAAGAAATAAAAGAAGAGATGCAGAAAGAGTTTGACAACATCATAGAGGAA GCTCAGCAGGAGTTAGAAAATGAAGGCCTTAAGGGTGAGTTTGATCGTTCTCAGGCTACGCAAACTCTAGAAAATACACTAGGGAAACTTCTGGACCGTCTTGAAGACAAGACTGAACATAAGAGTCAAGCAGAAACAgaacaaaatgcagaaatggatAAAAGCACACATTCACCGCATAAAACAGAGGGAGGCTCTTCTTCTGGCAACCCAAATCTGGTTCCCAAAACACCAG CGGACAGCAGCGGCGGCGGCGAGCAGGTAAAAGTCAGGGTGACTAAGTATAAGGTGGGCGGAGGTGTGGCTGCAGGAGCGGTTACCGGGGGCAacgatgatggtgatgatgatgagggGGGTGTGAAGGTGCAGGAACTGGGCGAGGGCGACCCCCAGTGGCAGCAGATTCATGAAGTGGTCAAAGAGCAGCTAGAGAGAGCCGGCATCAAGGCCGAAG GAAAGATCGAGGTGAAGATTTTAACCCGTAAAACAGCCGAAGAAGCAGGAGACCAGTGGCTCTCTGAGGAGGATACGAAATCATTTAGAGAGCTTCTCATCAACCTTCTG ACAGGAGGAACAGAGGAGGTGTACAAAGAGCAGAAAAGACAGCAAGAGTTGGAAAACAATTACAAATTTGTCTGGGGAGAAAAGCAGGATGAGAGTCAGTCCACAGGAAACAGTGATTCTGACGAAGCAGACTTTTGA
- the os9 gene encoding protein OS-9 isoform X1 produces MASSLIKWLRGLYVFFLTCLLSVFAFLNLEELNEMKYGIQILPDPVIMGQMEDVMLVSNKYKQLYECRLPAQAVRFHQDPVSEPDVQGYSGPGVPELLKPMQTAACLIKTKDWWTYEFCYGQHIRQYHLEDSEIKGDVLFLGYYDTEFDWTNETAKASKQHKLKRYHSQSYVNGSKCDLNGSPRETEVRFVCEEGSTDFISRVDEPQSCRYVLTVHTSRTCQHPLLRPPSTAKPQGIVCQPALSAQQYMDYVKAQVSDTKRKVEQISEELRNLDEILSKDDKNKGVLDDRTDEEPAVSSDEPPVSKAQKKEGEVAEKSTSEEPEDKDFWEGVTKPAHTKPSTPDTETPQEPQDNQLHENDLFGEEKFNFKIITDPADLMKFVQHLRESNEKNRKAELEKENQQASQKRKEKEEKIEEKTAEVEVEVEDVDEDETLLQEFEDEMQDLSVPSSKIEEIKEEMQKEFDNIIEEAQQELENEGLKGEFDRSQATQTLENTLGKLLDRLEDKTEHKSQAETEQNAEMDKSTHSPHKTEGGSSSGNPNLVPKTPGKIEVKILTRKTAEEAGDQWLSEEDTKSFRELLINLLTGGTEEVYKEQKRQQELENNYKFVWGEKQDESQSTGNSDSDEADF; encoded by the exons ATGGCTTCCTCCTTGATTAAGTGGTTAAGAGGATTATATGTGTTTTTCTTAACATGTCTCCTGTCTGTCTTTGCCTTTTTGAATCTAGAAGAATTAAACGAAATGAAATATGGCATACAGATTCTCCCCGATCCTGTTATCATGGGACAG ATGGAAGATGTAATGTTGGTCTCTAACAAATACAAGCAGCTGTATGAGTGTCGTTTACCAGCTCAGGCAGTGCGTTTCCATCAGGACCCGGTGTCAGAGCCTGATGTGCAGGGTTACAGCGGCCCCGGGGTCCCTGAGCTCCTCAAGCCCATGCAGACGGCAGCATGTCTGATTAAG ACCAAAGACTGGTGGACCTATGAGTTCTGCTACGGCCAGCACATCAGACAATACCACTTAGAAG ATTCGGAGATCAAGGGAGATGTACTGTTTTTGGGATATTATGATACAGAGTTTGACTGGACGAATGAAACTGCAAAG gcaTCTAAGCAGCATAAGCTGAAGAGGTATCACAGTCAGTCATATGTCAATGGCTCAAAATGTGACTTAAACGGCAGTCCCAGAGAGACGGAAGTCAGA TTTGTGTGTGAGGAAGGCTCTACTGACTTCATTTCACGGGTGGATGAACCCCAGTCTTGCCGCTACGTCTTGACAGTCCACACCTCTCGCACGTGCCAGCATCCCCTTCTGCGCCCACCGTCCACTGCCAAACCACAAGGCATTGTGTGCCAACCTGCTCTCAGTGCCCAGCAGTACATGGACTACGTCAAGGCTCAAGTCT ctGACACCAAACGTAAAGTGGAGCAGATCTCAGAGGAGCTCAGAAACCTGGATGAAATTCTGTCCAAGGATGACAAGAACAAAGGTGTGCTGGATGACAGAACAGATGAGGAACCTGCAGTTAGCTCTGATGAGCCTCCAGTTTCCAAGGCCCAAAAAAAAG AGGGTGAAGTTGCTGAGAAGTCGACGAGTGAAGAGCCAGAGGACAAAGACTTCTGGGAAGGAGTTACCAAACCAGCACACACAAAGCCAAGCACACCTGACACAGAG ACCCCTCAGGAGCCACAGGACAACCAATTACATGAAAATGATT TATTTGGAGAGGAAAAGTTTAACTTTAAAATCATCACAGACCCCGCAGACCTCATGAAGTTTGTACAACACCTCAGAGAGAGCAACGAAAAG AACAGGAAAGCTGAGCTGGAAAAAGAAAACCAGCAAGCATCTCAGAAGAGGAAGGAGAAGGAGGAAAAAATAGAGGAGAAAACAGCAGAGGTGGAGGTGGAAGTTGAGGATGTAGATGAAGATGAAACATTGCTTCAGGAGTTTGAGGATGAGATGCAAGATCTATCCGTTCCCTCGTCCAAGATAGAAGAAATAAAAGAAGAGATGCAGAAAGAGTTTGACAACATCATAGAGGAA GCTCAGCAGGAGTTAGAAAATGAAGGCCTTAAGGGTGAGTTTGATCGTTCTCAGGCTACGCAAACTCTAGAAAATACACTAGGGAAACTTCTGGACCGTCTTGAAGACAAGACTGAACATAAGAGTCAAGCAGAAACAgaacaaaatgcagaaatggatAAAAGCACACATTCACCGCATAAAACAGAGGGAGGCTCTTCTTCTGGCAACCCAAATCTGGTTCCCAAAACACCAG GAAAGATCGAGGTGAAGATTTTAACCCGTAAAACAGCCGAAGAAGCAGGAGACCAGTGGCTCTCTGAGGAGGATACGAAATCATTTAGAGAGCTTCTCATCAACCTTCTG ACAGGAGGAACAGAGGAGGTGTACAAAGAGCAGAAAAGACAGCAAGAGTTGGAAAACAATTACAAATTTGTCTGGGGAGAAAAGCAGGATGAGAGTCAGTCCACAGGAAACAGTGATTCTGACGAAGCAGACTTTTGA